One genomic segment of Oncorhynchus kisutch isolate 150728-3 linkage group LG15, Okis_V2, whole genome shotgun sequence includes these proteins:
- the LOC109879191 gene encoding stanniocalcin-2-like, which produces MLFKFAIVLLVLSLLEQVVGLDNIDVHDNPSEKPASQKGRMSLQNTAEIQHCLVSAGDVGCGVFECFENNSCEIRGLQEICLTFLHNAGKFDSQGKSFIKDALKCMAHGLRHKFSCISRKCLAIKEMVFQLQRECYLRHNLCSAAKQNVAVMVEMIHFQDLFPKGPYVELVNILLSCGEEVKEALSRSVRLQCEQNWGALCDSLSVCSSLTPPPGQAPAPASPDHRRHRSPHSEPDHPRPPRQGDKDKPSKGGFNAHPRSRSQGPRRQSPEAGVAAEQEGSEATDIRR; this is translated from the exons ATGTTGTTTAAATTTGCAATAGTCCTGCTGGTTTTGTCACTTTTGGAGCAAGTGGTGGGATTGGATAATATCGATGTTCATGACAACCCATCAGAGAAACCGGCAAGCCAGAAAGGACGGATGTCTCTGCAGAACACAG ctGAGATCCAGCACTGTCTGGTGAGTGCAGGAGATGTGGGCTGCGGTGTGTTTGAGTGTTTTGAGAACAACTCCTGTGAGATCAGAGGCCTGCAGGAGATCTGTCTGACCTTCCTACACAACGCCGGAAAGTTCGACTCCCAG GGTAAGTCGTTCATCAAGGATGCTCTGAAGTGCATGGCCCATGGCTTGAGACACAAGTTCAGCTGCATCAGCAGGAAGTGCTTGGCCATTAAAGAGATGGTGTTCCAGCTGCAGAGAGAGTGTTACCTCAGACACAACCTGTGTTCTGCAGCCAAGCAGAACGTTGCTGTCATGGTGGAGATGATCCACTTCCAGGACCTCTTCCCTAAAGG GCCGTATGTGGAGCTGGTCAACATCCTACTGAGCTgtggggaggaggtgaaggaggccTTGTCTAGGAGTGTCCGGCTGCAGTGTGAGCAGAACTGGGGGGCTCTCTGTGACAGCCTGAGTGTCTGCTCttccctcaccccccctcctGGTCAGGCCCCCGCCCCCGCCTCCCCCGACCACCGCCGCCACAGGTCCCCCCACTCCGAGCCAGACCACCCCAGACCCCCCCGACAGGGGGACAAGGACAAGCCCAGTAAAGGCGGCTTCAACGCCCACCCCCGCAGCCGCAGCCAGGGTCCCCGTCGACAGAGCCCCGAGGCTGGGGTGGCGGCGGAGCAGGAAGGCTCTGAGGCCACAGACATCCGGAGGTGA